In the genome of Eschrichtius robustus isolate mEscRob2 chromosome 12, mEscRob2.pri, whole genome shotgun sequence, one region contains:
- the ENPP4 gene encoding bis(5'-adenosyl)-triphosphatase ENPP4 isoform X3 has product MFTMKLLLIFLFSGLITGCRGNSSCTLPPKLLLVSFDGFRADYLHNYEFPHLQNFIKEGVLVEQVKNVFITKTFPNHYSIVTGLYEESHGIVANSMYDVITKKHFSDIDDKDPFWWNEAVPIWVTNQLQENRSSAAAMWPGTDVPIHNTTPSYFMNYNPSVSFEERLSNVSTWLSNSNPPVTFATLYWEEPDASGHKYGPEDKENMRRVLKEIDDHIGELVHKLKVLGLWEDLNVIITSDHGMTQCSKDRLINLDHCVDPSDYTLIDLTPVAAILPKINRTKVYNKLKICDPHMNVYLKEDIPARFHYQHNDRIQPIILVADEGWTIVLNKSSPKLGKQPQATRKQTDTRCSNEASFTETGGGLNLARCCSLQIPDL; this is encoded by the exons ATGTTCACTATGAAGTTATTgctgatatttttgttttctggacTTATAACTGGTTGTAGAGGGAACTCTTCCTGTACTTTGCCACCCAAGTTACTACTGGTATCCTTTGATGGCTTCAGAGCTGACTATCTACACAACTATGAATTTCCTCATCTCCAGAATTTTATCAAAGAAGGTGTCTTGGTAGAGCAggttaaaaatgtctttatcacAAAAACATTTCCAAACCACTACAGCATCGTGACAGGCCTGTATGAAGAAAGCCATGGCATTGTGGCTAATTCCATGTATGATGTCATcacaaagaaacatttttctgaCATTGATGACAAGGATCCTTTTTGGTGGAATGAGGCAGTCCCTATTTGGGTGACCAATCAGCTTCAGGAAAACAGATCAAGTGCTGCTGCTATGTGGCCTGGTACTGACGTGCCCATTCACAATACCACACCTTCCTACTTCATGAATTACAACCCCTCAGTGTCATTTGAGGAGAGACTCAGTAATGTCTCCACGTGGCTGAGCAATTCGAACCCACCCGTCACCTTTGCAACACTCTATTGGGAAGAACCAGACGCAAGTGGCCACAAATACGGCCctgaagataaagaaaacatgCGCCGAGTGTTGAAAGAAATAGATGACCATATCGGTGAGCTAGTTCACAAACTCAAGGTGTTAGGACTGTGGGAAGATCTTAATGTGATCATTACAAGTGATCATGGGATGACCCAGTGTTCTAAGGACAGGCTGATAAACTTGGATCACTGCGTCGACCCCTCAGACTACACTCTTATAGACTTGACCCCAGTTGCTGCAATACTTcccaaaataa aCAGAACAAAGgtttataacaaactgaaaatcTGTGACCCTCACATGAATGTTTATCTCAAAGAAGACATTCCTGCCAGGTTTCATTACCAACATAATGATCGAATTCAACCTATTATTTTGGTTGCTGATGAAGGCTGGACAATTGTGCTAAATAAATCATCACCAAAAT TGGGAAAGCAGCCACAGGCAACACGTAAACAAACTGACACGCGGTGTTCCAATGAAGCTTCCTTTACAGAAACAGGCGGAGGGCTAAATTTGGCCAGGTGCTGTAGTCTGCAGATCCCTGATCTATAG
- the ENPP4 gene encoding bis(5'-adenosyl)-triphosphatase ENPP4 isoform X2 produces MFTMKLLLIFLFSGLITGCRGNSSCTLPPKLLLVSFDGFRADYLHNYEFPHLQNFIKEGVLVEQVKNVFITKTFPNHYSIVTGLYEESHGIVANSMYDVITKKHFSDIDDKDPFWWNEAVPIWVTNQLQENRSSAAAMWPGTDVPIHNTTPSYFMNYNPSVSFEERLSNVSTWLSNSNPPVTFATLYWEEPDASGHKYGPEDKENMRRVLKEIDDHIGELVHKLKVLGLWEDLNVIITSDHGMTQCSKDRLINLDHCVDPSDYTLIDLTPVAAILPKINRTKVYNKLKICDPHMNVYLKEDIPARFHYQHNDRIQPIILVADEGWTIVLNKSSPKCDHGYDNSLPSMNPFLAAHGPAFHKGYQHSTINIVDIYPMMCHILGLKPQPNNGTFGHTKCLLVDQWCINLPEAIGIVIGALLVLTTLTCLIIIMQNRLSGPRPFSRLQLQDDDDDPLIG; encoded by the exons ATGTTCACTATGAAGTTATTgctgatatttttgttttctggacTTATAACTGGTTGTAGAGGGAACTCTTCCTGTACTTTGCCACCCAAGTTACTACTGGTATCCTTTGATGGCTTCAGAGCTGACTATCTACACAACTATGAATTTCCTCATCTCCAGAATTTTATCAAAGAAGGTGTCTTGGTAGAGCAggttaaaaatgtctttatcacAAAAACATTTCCAAACCACTACAGCATCGTGACAGGCCTGTATGAAGAAAGCCATGGCATTGTGGCTAATTCCATGTATGATGTCATcacaaagaaacatttttctgaCATTGATGACAAGGATCCTTTTTGGTGGAATGAGGCAGTCCCTATTTGGGTGACCAATCAGCTTCAGGAAAACAGATCAAGTGCTGCTGCTATGTGGCCTGGTACTGACGTGCCCATTCACAATACCACACCTTCCTACTTCATGAATTACAACCCCTCAGTGTCATTTGAGGAGAGACTCAGTAATGTCTCCACGTGGCTGAGCAATTCGAACCCACCCGTCACCTTTGCAACACTCTATTGGGAAGAACCAGACGCAAGTGGCCACAAATACGGCCctgaagataaagaaaacatgCGCCGAGTGTTGAAAGAAATAGATGACCATATCGGTGAGCTAGTTCACAAACTCAAGGTGTTAGGACTGTGGGAAGATCTTAATGTGATCATTACAAGTGATCATGGGATGACCCAGTGTTCTAAGGACAGGCTGATAAACTTGGATCACTGCGTCGACCCCTCAGACTACACTCTTATAGACTTGACCCCAGTTGCTGCAATACTTcccaaaataa aCAGAACAAAGgtttataacaaactgaaaatcTGTGACCCTCACATGAATGTTTATCTCAAAGAAGACATTCCTGCCAGGTTTCATTACCAACATAATGATCGAATTCAACCTATTATTTTGGTTGCTGATGAAGGCTGGACAATTGTGCTAAATAAATCATCACCAAAAT GTGACCATGGTTATGATAATTCTTTGCCTAGTATGAATCCATTTCTAGCTGCCCACGGTCCTGCATTTCACAAAGGCTACCAACACAGCACCATTAACATTGTGGATATTTATCCAATGATGTGCCACATCCTGGGATTAAAGCCACAGCCCAATAATGGAACCTTTGGCCATACTAAGTGTTTGTTAGTGGACCAGTGGTGCATTAATCTCCCAGAAGCCATAGGAATTGTTATCGGTGCGCTCTTGGTCTTAACCACTCTGACCTGCCTCATCATAATCATGCAGAATAGACTCTCTGGACCCCGGCCATTTTCCCGACTTCAGCtacaagatgatgatgatgatcctTTAATTGGGTGA
- the ENPP4 gene encoding bis(5'-adenosyl)-triphosphatase ENPP4 isoform X1, translated as MFTMKLLLIFLFSGLITGCRGNSSCTLPPKLLLVSFDGFRADYLHNYEFPHLQNFIKEGVLVEQVKNVFITKTFPNHYSIVTGLYEESHGIVANSMYDVITKKHFSDIDDKDPFWWNEAVPIWVTNQLQENRSSAAAMWPGTDVPIHNTTPSYFMNYNPSVSFEERLSNVSTWLSNSNPPVTFATLYWEEPDASGHKYGPEDKENMRRVLKEIDDHIGELVHKLKVLGLWEDLNVIITSDHGMTQCSKDRLINLDHCVDPSDYTLIDLTPVAAILPKINRTKVYNKLKICDPHMNVYLKEDIPARFHYQHNDRIQPIILVADEGWTIVLNKSSPKLGDHGYDNSLPSMNPFLAAHGPAFHKGYQHSTINIVDIYPMMCHILGLKPQPNNGTFGHTKCLLVDQWCINLPEAIGIVIGALLVLTTLTCLIIIMQNRLSGPRPFSRLQLQDDDDDPLIG; from the exons ATGTTCACTATGAAGTTATTgctgatatttttgttttctggacTTATAACTGGTTGTAGAGGGAACTCTTCCTGTACTTTGCCACCCAAGTTACTACTGGTATCCTTTGATGGCTTCAGAGCTGACTATCTACACAACTATGAATTTCCTCATCTCCAGAATTTTATCAAAGAAGGTGTCTTGGTAGAGCAggttaaaaatgtctttatcacAAAAACATTTCCAAACCACTACAGCATCGTGACAGGCCTGTATGAAGAAAGCCATGGCATTGTGGCTAATTCCATGTATGATGTCATcacaaagaaacatttttctgaCATTGATGACAAGGATCCTTTTTGGTGGAATGAGGCAGTCCCTATTTGGGTGACCAATCAGCTTCAGGAAAACAGATCAAGTGCTGCTGCTATGTGGCCTGGTACTGACGTGCCCATTCACAATACCACACCTTCCTACTTCATGAATTACAACCCCTCAGTGTCATTTGAGGAGAGACTCAGTAATGTCTCCACGTGGCTGAGCAATTCGAACCCACCCGTCACCTTTGCAACACTCTATTGGGAAGAACCAGACGCAAGTGGCCACAAATACGGCCctgaagataaagaaaacatgCGCCGAGTGTTGAAAGAAATAGATGACCATATCGGTGAGCTAGTTCACAAACTCAAGGTGTTAGGACTGTGGGAAGATCTTAATGTGATCATTACAAGTGATCATGGGATGACCCAGTGTTCTAAGGACAGGCTGATAAACTTGGATCACTGCGTCGACCCCTCAGACTACACTCTTATAGACTTGACCCCAGTTGCTGCAATACTTcccaaaataa aCAGAACAAAGgtttataacaaactgaaaatcTGTGACCCTCACATGAATGTTTATCTCAAAGAAGACATTCCTGCCAGGTTTCATTACCAACATAATGATCGAATTCAACCTATTATTTTGGTTGCTGATGAAGGCTGGACAATTGTGCTAAATAAATCATCACCAAAAT TAGGTGACCATGGTTATGATAATTCTTTGCCTAGTATGAATCCATTTCTAGCTGCCCACGGTCCTGCATTTCACAAAGGCTACCAACACAGCACCATTAACATTGTGGATATTTATCCAATGATGTGCCACATCCTGGGATTAAAGCCACAGCCCAATAATGGAACCTTTGGCCATACTAAGTGTTTGTTAGTGGACCAGTGGTGCATTAATCTCCCAGAAGCCATAGGAATTGTTATCGGTGCGCTCTTGGTCTTAACCACTCTGACCTGCCTCATCATAATCATGCAGAATAGACTCTCTGGACCCCGGCCATTTTCCCGACTTCAGCtacaagatgatgatgatgatcctTTAATTGGGTGA